The following proteins are encoded in a genomic region of Streptococcus sp. 29892:
- a CDS encoding helix-turn-helix transcriptional regulator: MSKLKGYRVMLGLTQQAMAVKLDISLQSYNNKETGKTPFNDKEKKAIKTIVAEVKPDITIDELFYS; encoded by the coding sequence ATGAGTAAACTCAAAGGCTATCGGGTCATGTTAGGACTAACCCAGCAAGCTATGGCGGTCAAGCTAGATATTTCTTTACAGTCATACAACAATAAAGAAACAGGCAAAACGCCATTCAATGACAAGGAAAAGAAAGCAATCAAGACCATTGTCGCAGAGGTTAAGCCAGATATAACCATTGATGAACTATTTTACAGTTAG